The Tachysurus fulvidraco isolate hzauxx_2018 chromosome 4, HZAU_PFXX_2.0, whole genome shotgun sequence DNA window tcacttctgtcagccaagaactgATGAATCTGGATTTCTGCTGAGGTTCACAGATGATAGAGTCAGAAGGTGTTGCCcacagcatgaatccatggagCCAACCTGTCTGATGTTTCGGTACAGTGTCTTGGCACACTTTTGGGCCCATTAATGGATCTCTTCATGCCATCAATTTAACGTGTTCTGATAGTtgcttccagcatgataatgcaccatGTCTTAAAGCAGGAGTCTCAGACTGGattcatgaacatgacaatgagttcagtgTTCTTCACTCACCGAATCTTAATCCagtagaacacctttgggatgtggtagaatgGGAGATTCACATCATGAAAGTGCACCTGAAATATCTACAGAAATTCCCTGATGTAGTCATGTCAACATGGAGATGAATATCaaacatcttgtggaatccatgccatGAAGAACCGAAGCTGAGCCCAAAGGACTACACTGTACTAGTAtcgtgttcctaataaagtgctcagtaagGACTGTCgagtaacatacagtacataattaAAATCAAGTAGGTTGACACTGGCCTGTTTATATGTtacttctttttattaaaaaaaatgatcatgATCAAAGTTCCAAATTATTCTGAAGAAAacctaaaaaaatataaaaataactgaCAAACTGATACACAGATAACAGGTAAAAAAATTTGAgaactgagattttttttttagttggacattttaaagttttactgCTTGGTTTTTAAAGCCAGTTGAAAGTACAGTGACAGGTTCTTATGTAAAAAGATTAATTGTTTTGGGTCATCACGTTTCAGTTTAGATAAAAAATCCTCGTACTAGCATCAATCCAGTTTCAAAACAGAACTGAAAGGTCAAAAGCTCGCCTGTAGAACTGCTTCCTCCTCATCAGAATTTATAAGGAGATATGATCACATGGACCCGGGCGAGGTGTTTGGCCTGGAAGGTGCGATCCAAGTACTCAGCCATTTCCACGTCCACGCTGAGCTCCTGTGGCCCGAGCAGTGGCTGGACAAGGATCAGCTCGCCGGTCTGCCGGTCTGATCGCTGCATGAGAAACATACCTCGAGCTTCTCCTCCCTCCACAATGCTGAATCGCAGGCTGTCAGGTCCTGGTCTGCCAGGAGCAGTCGCTGTGGCCATACGGAACAACGTAGCTGGGGTTGGGAGGTTTGAAGGCAAAGAAAGGTAATGATAAGAAACTGTTTTTGCAGCCAGATGACAGGTGCGGCTTGTCATGGAGCAGGGGTTCCTCTCACATTGACTGCAAAGAGATATAAGCACATAACTAATGATTAGAGGGCATAACTAATGACGAAGGTTAATGGAGGTTAATTAACATTTAAGTGGAATCTCAGTATCTTTAACCCTTTGCATGTTTTATACTATTATTTTGAACTGCTGACTTTAAAAATAATACTCCCACTTGTATCCAGAGCTCTCATATGTGATATCTAATGGAAATCAGTAATAtcttaagtaaaaaaataatgtcttaaataatatttacacaaattctaACATTTCTTTGAATTTGTTGCTGCATGCGAGCTGTTGATGACTCAAGTCAAATCATCTGAacatattctttatttatttgtgctgaATATTGATTATTCTATATAAGATTTTGAACATTTCCTATTCTTTCtttgtattatttcttttaaaaaaattggaaGGGTTACCATCCCTCTCCATCCCAAATCATAAAGGCTGCAGGTGGAGTTTTCCAATGTGTTCTTTCCTCTACCTGGTCAAACAATTCTGATGtagcaccacaaacacacagcctcATGGGTGGTGGTAAGCTGTCATCCTGACCATCTAGTTGAGGATTAAAAATCAGGTGATTTGGGGTGAGCTCAAGGCTCAAGGGATTGATATAAGAATAAAAGAGTCCCAAAGTGACTGCTTCAGATCTGTTTTAGTTGCCAAAGCAGTCAGGTCAGTCATATTTTGTATGGACATTAGAGTAGTTTATGCAGTGTCAACATTTGGCAACGGTTAACTAATTGATCAATTAGGTGCAAATAGTACAGTTTCTGCTTGGGCCATAGGCAGGTGTGTACTCAAAGTGATATGACAGTAACGATTGCTGCCTGCCCAAGAGCTGTGCCATTGTGGAGGCGAGACAGTTCCTGGACCTGGCTGGCAATtatagtcattttttttatgtctccAGCCCATTAATTGATCTCGCTTAAAAGGGAACATGAGATCCAGTCCAGTGTCATTCACAGTTATGTGAGTGTGCACCATCAATTAAAAAGCAGCTGAAAAGCTAAACTTGCATATGAGCCAAAAATAAAGTTTCCTTTGGGATGTCCTAGGTCTGCCTCCCATGGAATGATCTAATCATTCTCTCCCAACCCAAGGGACTGTTAGAATCTTTTTGCTGCATATTCTTTTTaacttaaaaagaaaagtataaGCAAAACGTGTGCTCCAAATGCAccattgattttaattttttggcTAATTGTAGTTAACTTAATTTTCATCTTCATAACTGTCAGGAATGGCAGGCAAGGACCCAAATGCAAGACACAGACCAGATTTCAAATCAAGAGTCTTTAATATTAGCTGGCTTAAAACAGGGGATGCACAGTTCGATATTACAGACAGTCCAATAATGAAAAACACAGGCAATCAAGGCATTATAGGGCAGGCAGAAAACAGGGCAATAAAAAGTCCAAAAATCCAAAACCAAAAACTGAGCAGTACAGACCAGGCAGGAAACAGCAACTAGAAaaacaggcagggtcaaacCAGCCAGAAGTATCACAGGGCAGGCAGAATCAGGGACCAGGAACAGGCAGAAACAAAGCCAGGCAGAGCAGGACTATGAAAAATGGTGGGATGACTTAACAGGAGCACAAGGCAGACTCAGAAGACCATCGGGCAAGAACTATGTATAAGCAGCATCTTTATATAGTGCCTGGTCTCATTAAATGGCCGCCGCCATAAAGTAAAATCCAAGATTGCCGTCAAAACCGGAAGTGAGTGCCGTGAACTGAGAAGTGTGAAAAGAAGTGCTGACGATAACAGGCTGCAAGGAGCTGCTGGCCGCCTGCCTATGGTCCTCCATAGGgattatataatgtgtatataataatgtataatgttttcTCAAAGCACAGGGAAATTAAATGTCCAAATTCAGGATGCCTATAGGGATGCGGGGAGAGCTGATCAATCCCATGTCCTCatccagtattttttttccaataaatTAGTTAAAAACTAGCTAAATTAGTAAAAacagttttgattttttttaacatgctcTTTTGTGTTTTGGCCATTTGTGAACCATGTTAAATGTTTTGTGGGTTTGAGCTTTTTGTCATGTCATCAAAATTGATATCTAAAAAACTGGTGAGTTTATGATTAAAATCTTACTGGAACAcaaaagtgtatatatatatatatatatatatatatatatatatatatatatatatatatatatatatatagtatagattattcattcattttctatcgcttatacgaacttcttgggtcacggggagcctgtgcttatctcaggcgtcatcgggcatcaaggcaggatacaccctggacggagtgccaaccccacccacacatactctcattcacttacgcaatcacacactacggacaattttccagagatgccaatcaatctaccatgcatgtctttagactgggggaggaaaccggagtacaaggaggaaaccctcgagctaccgggagaacatgcaaactccacacacacaaggcagagacgggaatcgaacccccaaccctggaggtgtgaggcgaacgtgctaaccactaagccactaatatagattatttacagttaaatattaaaacaaacaaaaaaaaaggaatttcaaTGAGGTCTCAGAGTTTTTTGGACCCTACTGTAGCTCCTGTCCTGTTGTTGTTGATGCAGATGCCCATCCTGAAGTATTAGAAAggtaaaaataacaataaaacaatgtgCATTCTGGTCTTTCTGTTCATTTCAGTTAAGTGTGTATGCATTGACTCACAGAGGTGACGTCTTGACGTAGCTGATATTTCCGTGCAAGTGTGGGCACTCGGGATTTACACACCGGAAGCCTCCTCCGGTGTTGACACAGGTGGTGCCACGGCTGCAGTTATGCTGTTGGGTAAGACACTCGTCCACATCTGGAGCAGCACAGGCATGTgaggaggaaggagagaaaaagaaagagagaaccaGCGAAAAGAGTTTTGCATGAggaaagaataagaagaaggGTCATGTGGTAAGGAACAGGTTTAACAAAACATCCATGATGAACTGAGCTAGGTGAAGCTCATTAAAGCAGACACCATGTCAAACTCTTTCATTCTCACACGTCAACCTGCAGGATTCACAGCCCACAGTTTCACAATTCAGCTGGTTATTTCTGGATCATTGTAAATTCTGGGTAAATCCTGGATTTTCTTTATTCGTAATATCACACTGGACCTTTTTTCTGAACATATAACTCTTCCTCTTTGCTCCTATTAATGCTAGCTGTAACATACTAACCCCACATTCTTACAGATTGTACACATTTAGCACCACAGCGATTGTCTAAAATACAAGTGTGCAATGTTCCTCTACTCAGGGCTAAAAGTGGGGTTTTTGTAATGATTATAACCTGAGGTTAAGTGTGAAAAGCCTTTAAAGGTACTTTATAGATAGGCTGAATTCACCTCTGCAACAACAACTCGGCAAGCAAAATGTTTATACCTGTGCTTGTAAATAACAGAAGGTATAATCCTGAACATTTTGCAGTTAGAGAAATACCTCTATTGCAATGCATCAGCAACAAGAATTTGCTCAAAGCGTTTTCTCCAACTGCATATACTCAGTAATCATGACAGTAAGGAGGCATTTTAAGAGGACTTATCTGAGGATCATGTACCTCTCACTTTGGTCTGAATCCACCAATGTTCAGTCAGAAAATGCAGAATGAGAGGACAGGAGTTACTgtatccctccatccatcccacTTTTTACACAATGTGACAGGGACCCTGgggtctatcccaggggacttgggTCACAATttaggggacaccctggacaacGGTAGGTGGAGGTTTAATTCCCACCTCTCccgtgtgtgtggaatttgtatgttcttcctgtgctttaagggtttcctccaggtgcTCCAGTTTGATTGGCTGCTCTAAATTTTTcatattgtgtgttattgtgcccTATGCTGGGTTGGCACTTTACCCAGTGAGATGGAGTCTAGGCTCCCTTTTACCCTGTGTATGATAAACAATTCATAATTCATACAATAGATAGATGTATGGATGAATGAGCAACtggaatcaatcaatcaatcaatcaatcaatcaatcaatcactcactcaatctatctatctatctatctatctatctatctatctatctatctatctatctatctatctatctatctatctatctatctatctatctatctatctatctatctatctatctatctatcccctCCCCCCACCCGTATGCTTTAAATCTCTGAACATCAGCCGCCACTGAGCGAGACTGAAAAATTACACCACTCCACGTTTTCCCACTATTGTAGGTCTGTCACTGCTAGTCATGTTGTGCATTAGTCTATTAGGGTATTAGGGCAATTGTATTTCTGCAAACCATAATGTGCGTGTCAGGAGTTTGCGAGTTCATATGGGAATGTGAgctcttttgttttatatatattttactaatTGACATTAGAAATATTGCACTgacttttgtttgcttttattttagaaCGTTACTAACGTTTACAATCAAAACACacttaaatgaaacaaaagtgtAAATGTTATTGTAGACTTTTTAACTATTCTAGCTACTGTACATTAGTTTCATTAGAGTCCTATTTTCCCCTATACGTACTGTATCTAAGTTTACTAAACAAACTAGCATTCTGACCCAAATTTCATACTTATTACTATACTAAGTAAAGACTTTTAACACTGACTGGTTTTGTTCTCAGTTTTAATCCCTCCCAGATGCACACAAAGTACACAGGCAAGATTGTGAACAGTTGCACCAAATACAAACCAGGCACCACTTCATGGCAGCTGTATCACACCACAAGTACAAATTATTTGTATGCGTCATTTAAAGCTCGATGTGAGCCCATAAAGACCCTTTTCACTTATAAGATTAGAGAGCTAGTGAATTCTGGTGAATGACAGCAAGCATTGGTGACTAGTGTGTCTAGTGCCACAACAAAGCTAAGAGAAGCTAAACTTGATGCAAGTTGGTACAGCGACTAACAATAGCATTGAACACCGCTTCTCCTTCataataaacactgctgaattttatacacaaactccATGTCACTTACCCTCACAGCTCCTGCTGTTCGCAAGAAGCTTGTAGCCACTGGGGCAGGAGCAGCGGTACGAGCCTGGAATGTTCACACACATGTGAGCACACAGTAATCCGCTGTCCATTTTGTAAACCTCGCACTCGTTCACATCTGCACAAAGACGGATGATAAAACGGTCAAAAGGTTTTCACCCTGAAGGCTGGAAAGTAGGTGAGAGATGGATGACAAagaaacatacatatacacacacacaaacacacacacacacaaacagagttAAATGGGCCTTGAAAAGTGCATTTCccatacaaacaaaaagaaaaattcaactGTAGTGAAAATGCTCAAACCATTACACATACTTTTGCCCACTTTGATAGGCATGTACAATTTGTCTCAACAATgaaaactgtatatttttactGAATTCACCATAATCTAATTCACTTTCTTATAACTGTGCCTGAAGCCCTTTTCAGTTAGCCTCAGCACAGTGATCTtgccctgtaaaaaaaaacattgtagtGCTTACAGGATGACAGACAACGGAATAAGGAGTCTTTCGGAGGACTGCAGAGATTCTTAAGGCTATGAatgataacatttacatttacgccatttggcagacgcccttatccagagcaaagtacaacagtgcttttaagtctccatcaatgaatacatcaacactggttccctaggttacagacttaggataccatcaacctaaaactctgttcagggtGGGTTTTTCAAAGTGTCTGTAGTTTGCAGTTGTATGGACATCTAGGGAAGTTCGTTCTACAatctcggtgccagaacagaaaagagtcttgttgtatacctACTGTACAGTGCTAGTAGCTCTGAGGGAGCGAGGTGTAATgcaagagctttgaggtaagataGAGCTGGTAcgtttttgtgttttgaaactgatgcatgcagctaacGGAAACCAATAGAGGGAGCACAGCAGTGGGGTAATCTTTTGGTTCTCCAGACCTGGAACTGCATCTGACTGCCATCTAAACACCTATTACTTGCTGTTAGTTCAGCTTGTTTCTTGTTACATGCACATTTAAAGAGGAGCTGTTTCTGCTACTTTGGAGATACTAGTGATCCTAACCCCTTCCGCTCTCCAGATctgcctgatccatcctgatgccctacttGTTGGATGTTGGAGTCTCTTTTCTTAGAGGCTGATCATGATTCACATTGACATCCAGGAAATACATGAGATTACTGTGGATAATTCCATTTAGAAACCATGAAGATGGCTTTGGGCTGCAAGTGCCAGGAACAGGTTTGCAATCAAGTCTCCATCACTGAACATTTAATAACTTCAGCAAGATAGATTTCATGTTAAAGATAGAATGATTGGTTACACAAGTGAACGTTTTGACCGTAAGTTATAGAACAGAAAAgatttataattacactttTTGGTGTGAACCAGGAACATaaatttggaatgttttatCTTCTAATCTAAAGTAATCTAATCTAAGAAAGATAATTTTCACActgaactagaggtcttcaccggtccacttagatccaaaaacccgaggtccgacccgagcgggttcgggtctaaattttcacgtgtgcctcggacatgggttgggtataataatagcggcatcaggtctcgggtaatttaaaataaatgtgtttttaccgaacggacccgagaagacccgaactactgtatctaaTTTGTGTGCATCagctcgagtccttttccaacctgtCCTCTGTTTACCAAGACCgtttgcgacatgtggctggcgacgtgtggctggcaataagctaattttcgttgaaacagacctatcaatcaattttgaatccacgctgtagtggttactttagtgtagagttacgcaacattcgggtccagtcgggttaaaaaaaattgccgacGGGTAGGACttgggtctaattttttcgggtttgtctcgggtggggtctttctttaaaaaaaaaaattatgcacgtcgggttcgggtaaaaagtgattcgggtcacttcgggtcggtaATTTTTTTTAGACCTGAGCAGACCTCTACACTGAAGaccttctttttctccttgCTTACTGTATCTACAGCAGTCTCATTTGCAGCCAGATATGTCGTCTTTTTCTATCCTGATGCTCTTGCTCTTGCTATTCTTGTTCTGTTGTTCATGATGACGTGTGCATTAGTGCATTGCTCTGTACTTGTTATTCTACTTACCTATGGCAATCTTTGCTTCTTTATTTCTAAAGATGTATGCATTTTGCATATCACATACTTGACAGCATGTAAAAACCtgagaggaaaagaggagaaGCGTACCCTGGCAGATGCTGCTGTGAGAGGTGCCGCTCATATGAAAGCCTGCTTCACAACTGCAGTGCTGAGCTTGGTCCACTTTAGTGCAGCGAGGTTTGCGACTAAATTCCGGATTATTCACTACGCTCCACTCCGGAGGGGCTGAACGTGAGAGGTGAGGTGAGGAGATTAGGGATGATGCACTggctcatacacacagacaaatacatgcacacacatataaacatagtCAGTTAGATTAACGCACAAAATCACAGACATGCAAGACGAAACTGGAATACCCTGAAGACGGAACTCCAAAGCATGCAAACATgcacacttcatacacacaggcaaacatgttaatcactaaagataataaagataaaaggATAATAACATTGATCAAGGACAATAGTGTAGACTAGGCAAAAAAACCTGTTTGAGTCTGCTGTTGACAGCGGCTCCCGCTCCAGTTGTGAGGACATGAACACTTGTACTGGTTGACCCCCTCAGTGCAAGTGCCACCATTCAAGCATGGGTTACTGGCACAATGACTATAACCTGCTACTAATAAAAGACAAGAGCAGtgagttttttctctctctctggagaTAAAGACAGAAAGCGACACAGACTGAGAGGTGTAATGAGCAGCTCATAATCTTTCACAGCTAAAGAAATCTTTGAAATAGATAACCCATCATTCACTGTTTAAGTAGATTCAAACGAAAAATTTGATTTAAACTGAAGCCACACTGAAAATGTGGTAATGGTCCAAAGCAATGAAAGGATGAAACACTGTTGATGCACCTTTCAGTTTGACTGCTATAGTGTTACACAGGAATGTACAGCGAGTTTTTATGGAATGTGAAAAATGCTATAAAGCAAAGGAAAGTCTGAAGGAAAGTCTgcagaaaggaaaggaaagtcTGAAGAAAGTTCTTCCTGCAGTCATGTGCAATATAAATAAACTGGGACGTATCAGTCCGCTTGTCTGTGTTTGCCACATTATATTCtaattttaatgatattttgaAAGTCAACTCTTAATTTACTTTTATGtctacagtacatttaaaaacaacagaagtGACCAAAGTGCTACACAATTAGGACTTTGGAGAATAGTAAAAATTTCCAATTTCTCAATTAAGTGAAAACATCCAGTAAGTGACAGTTTTATAGACAGAAAAACCTTTTTGATAAGAGAAATCAACAAAGAATGACCAGTCTGCTTTGAGCTGACAGAAAtgctacagtaactcagataagcattctgtacaattgtggtgagcagaaaagcatctcagaatgctcAACTGGTCGAAACTTTAAGAGGATACAGTATGCTACAACACTAAAGGACAAAGTAGGCACGGACTCACCAAAACAAGACAATCGAAAactgaatttataaaaaaaaaaaagatttctgatGAGGCTCATGGATTatagggtcagaatttggcagCAAATAAATCCATGGAGTTTGTTGGAATGGGGGCACTACCATTGATCGCCCACCTATAATTTGTACCATCCCACCCTAATAGAATTGGCTGAAACTGGTCCGGGTTGGGAATTTTGCCTTGGCACACTTTTCGGCCTATTATTGCATCCCTTAATAGCCACAGTTTACCCATCTTCTAACAGCtgcttccagcatgataatgcaccatGTTTTAAAGCACAGTGTTCTTCGGTCACTGGCTATCCaatagaacacctttgggatgtgggaGAACAAGAGATTCAAAGCATGAAAATGCACCTGAAAAATGCAATGCAGAAATTGTTATGCAGTCATGTCAATATGGACAAGAAATTTAATGGCATGAAAACATTAAGCTGTTTTGAGAGCAACAGGAGGTCCTACCCACTATTTAcactatttgtttaattttcctaataagatagatagatagatagatagatagatagatagatagatagatagatagatagacagacagacaga harbors:
- the LOC113655409 gene encoding fibulin-7 isoform X4, with amino-acid sequence MEKFLKGQEIRFTEGLRIMKSKLTNLQNSVSKFPQADQSSPSSMCPALAAPTHGKKFGSKYLVGHEVHFMCSSGYHLVGSATRVCQENGSWSGAGAHCKVAGYSHCASNPCLNGGTCTEGVNQYKCSCPHNWSGSRCQQQTQTAPPEWSVVNNPEFSRKPRCTKVDQAQHCSCEAGFHMSGTSHSSICQDVNECEVYKMDSGLLCAHMCVNIPGSYRCSCPSGYKLLANSRSCEDVDECLTQQHNCSRGTTCVNTGGGFRCVNPECPHLHGNISYVKTSPLQCERNPCSMTSRTCHLAAKTVSYHYLSLPSNLPTPATLFRMATATAPGRPGPDSLRFSIVEGGEARGMFLMQRSDRQTGELILVQPLLGPQELSVDVEMAEYLDRTFQAKHLARVHVIISPYKF
- the LOC113655409 gene encoding fibulin-7 isoform X1 — its product is MRSPEQQPRHLKGLHRQAEGDWCASPDGEIFKGTGDQVYRRSSYNEIQTYQPSELCVQVSTSRPIFTPAEIYSSGTSFFVSPKNTEKTASSMCPALAAPTHGKKFGSKYLVGHEVHFMCSSGYHLVGSATRVCQENGSWSGAGAHCKVAGYSHCASNPCLNGGTCTEGVNQYKCSCPHNWSGSRCQQQTQTAPPEWSVVNNPEFSRKPRCTKVDQAQHCSCEAGFHMSGTSHSSICQDVNECEVYKMDSGLLCAHMCVNIPGSYRCSCPSGYKLLANSRSCEDVDECLTQQHNCSRGTTCVNTGGGFRCVNPECPHLHGNISYVKTSPLQCERNPCSMTSRTCHLAAKTVSYHYLSLPSNLPTPATLFRMATATAPGRPGPDSLRFSIVEGGEARGMFLMQRSDRQTGELILVQPLLGPQELSVDVEMAEYLDRTFQAKHLARVHVIISPYKF
- the LOC113655409 gene encoding fibulin-7 isoform X3, whose translation is MSLSHQYRAVLFLSLLALHSCNDGMQGCIDKQRVIGVLRQMEKFLKGQEIRFTEGLRIMKSKLTNLQNSVSKFPQADQSSPSSMCPALAAPTHGKKFGSKYLVGHEVHFMCSSGYHLVGSATRVCQENGSWSGAGAHCKVAGYSHCASNPCLNGGTCTEGVNQYKCSCPHNWSGSRCQQQTQTAPPEWSVVNNPEFSRKPRCTKVDQAQHCSCEAGFHMSGTSHSSICQDVNECEVYKMDSGLLCAHMCVNIPGSYRCSCPSGYKLLANSRSCEDVDECLTQQHNCSRGTTCVNTGGGFRCVNPECPHLHGNISYVKTSPLQCERNPCSMTSRTCHLAAKTVSYHYLSLPSNLPTPATLFRMATATAPGRPGPDSLRFSIVEGGEARGMFLMQRSDRQTGELILVQPLLGPQELSVDVEMAEYLDRTFQAKHLARVHVIISPYKF
- the LOC113655409 gene encoding fibulin-7 isoform X2 yields the protein MRSPEQQPRHLKGLHRQAEGDWCASPDGEIFKGTGDQVYRRSSYNEIQTYQPSELCVQVSTSRPIFTPAEIYSSGTSFFVSPKNTEKTASSMCPALAAPTHGKKFGSKYLVGHEVHFMCSSGYHLVGSATRVCQENGSWSGAGAHCKAGYSHCASNPCLNGGTCTEGVNQYKCSCPHNWSGSRCQQQTQTAPPEWSVVNNPEFSRKPRCTKVDQAQHCSCEAGFHMSGTSHSSICQDVNECEVYKMDSGLLCAHMCVNIPGSYRCSCPSGYKLLANSRSCEDVDECLTQQHNCSRGTTCVNTGGGFRCVNPECPHLHGNISYVKTSPLQCERNPCSMTSRTCHLAAKTVSYHYLSLPSNLPTPATLFRMATATAPGRPGPDSLRFSIVEGGEARGMFLMQRSDRQTGELILVQPLLGPQELSVDVEMAEYLDRTFQAKHLARVHVIISPYKF